From the genome of Uranotaenia lowii strain MFRU-FL chromosome 1, ASM2978415v1, whole genome shotgun sequence, one region includes:
- the LOC129737874 gene encoding uncharacterized protein LOC129737874 → MSEAMDDETRMKIEECTRDQYNSELWKTMRIGRITASNLKKVASTRIDKPSVAILKLICYPDMTYFSTQATRYGKAKEKNGFKMVEKHAYYFQTQMQIAVTEARYGYFYVWTKNENLLITVPKNDSFWNKNKHKANVFFKAVILPELLSQYYTKRTN, encoded by the exons ATGTCTGAGGCAATGGATGACGAAactcgtatgaaaattgaagaatgtACACGAGATCAATATAATTCCGAATTATGGAAAACAATGAGGATAGGTAGGATCACTGCAtccaacttaaaaaaagtaGCATCGACAAGAATCGACAAACCATCAGTTGCTATTCTAAAATTGATTTGCTATCCGGATATGACATATTTCTCGACGCAAGCCACGCGATACGGCAAAGCCAAAGAGAAA AACGGCttcaaaatggtagaaaaacacgcatattattttcaaactcAGATGCAAATTGCTGTCACAGAAGCACGCTATGGTTATTTTTATGTGTGGACCAAAAACGAAAACTTACTTATTACAGTACCTAAAAATGATAGTTTctggaacaaaaacaaacataaagcAAATGTGTTTTTTAAAGCAGTTATTTTGCCTGAGCTTTTGTCGCAGTATTATACTAAACGAACAAATTGA